A genomic stretch from Rhodothermales bacterium includes:
- the recJ gene encoding single-stranded-DNA-specific exonuclease RecJ, whose protein sequence is MDFQWRLRQPDNPDLVQQLSAQLNDIPLPLARALVLRGIDSYEKARHFFRPSSADILDPFLMKDMDKAVDRVVRAIQGGERVMVYGDYDVDGTTATALMTAFLRRRGVDVSYFVPHRVDHGYGLSAAGIDVARERRASLIIALDCGITAFEEAAYTKSLGIDLIICDHHTVKNEVPEAVAVLDPKRPDCSYPFDELSGCGIGFKLAQATSATLGEAEEEVRGFLDLVAVSIASDIVPIDGENRVLMREGLHKLHTNPSTGFRALARHAGADLSTCSTSQILFALGPRINAAGRLGDAGRAVDLMLAEDDRDADRLAAILEKTNDRRKAIDRETVDDAVLKAEALFARQDVNGIVLHEAEWHPGVIGIVASRLVERFVRPTILLTTVNGVAKGSARSIHGINIYEAIRTCEDLVEDFGGHNYAAGLSIRTERIAEFSERFNAAVGELASADSFIPSINYDSTLALDEVDRRFLALLTQFEPYGPSNRNPVFRSSDLQVVGRPRSVGRDDSHLKFSVRQDSGRPLDVIGFGLVDRLDAVMHSRESGEPLEMLFNVEERVWKGTRAVQLKAKDVRLQT, encoded by the coding sequence CCCAGCTGAACGACATCCCCCTGCCCCTGGCCCGTGCTCTCGTTCTTCGAGGCATCGATTCCTACGAGAAGGCACGACACTTCTTCCGGCCCTCGTCTGCAGACATCCTCGATCCTTTTCTGATGAAAGACATGGACAAAGCGGTAGACCGCGTTGTTCGTGCAATTCAGGGTGGTGAACGCGTGATGGTGTATGGGGACTATGACGTCGACGGAACGACGGCCACGGCCCTCATGACGGCATTCCTGCGCCGGCGCGGTGTCGATGTAAGCTACTTCGTGCCACATCGTGTCGACCACGGATACGGGTTGAGCGCCGCCGGAATCGACGTGGCTCGCGAACGTCGCGCCTCACTCATTATCGCACTTGACTGTGGCATCACCGCATTTGAGGAAGCGGCGTACACGAAATCCCTCGGGATCGATCTTATCATTTGCGACCACCATACGGTCAAGAACGAGGTGCCGGAGGCGGTCGCCGTCCTCGATCCCAAACGTCCGGATTGCAGCTACCCCTTCGACGAACTGTCCGGCTGCGGCATCGGGTTCAAGCTTGCCCAGGCAACCTCGGCCACCCTGGGTGAAGCCGAAGAGGAGGTTCGTGGCTTCCTTGACCTCGTTGCCGTGTCCATCGCCAGTGACATCGTCCCTATCGACGGTGAGAATAGAGTCCTGATGAGGGAAGGGCTGCACAAATTGCACACGAACCCATCGACCGGTTTTCGCGCCCTTGCGCGCCACGCCGGCGCTGATCTTTCAACGTGTTCGACATCCCAGATCCTCTTCGCCCTCGGACCGCGTATCAACGCCGCTGGTCGTCTGGGCGACGCCGGCCGCGCGGTTGACCTGATGCTTGCGGAGGACGATCGTGACGCAGACCGCCTCGCCGCTATCCTGGAGAAGACGAATGACCGGCGAAAAGCGATCGATCGGGAAACGGTCGACGATGCGGTGCTGAAAGCGGAAGCTCTTTTTGCCCGGCAGGACGTCAACGGGATCGTATTGCACGAAGCCGAGTGGCATCCCGGCGTCATCGGAATCGTTGCCAGTCGACTGGTTGAACGGTTTGTCCGGCCTACGATCCTGCTCACAACAGTGAACGGTGTGGCGAAGGGCTCGGCACGCTCCATCCATGGCATCAACATCTACGAAGCGATCCGGACCTGCGAAGACCTCGTCGAGGACTTCGGCGGTCACAACTACGCGGCCGGGCTGTCGATCCGTACCGAGAGAATTGCAGAATTCAGCGAGCGCTTCAATGCCGCCGTTGGCGAGCTCGCTTCTGCGGACAGCTTCATCCCGTCCATCAACTATGATTCGACTCTGGCGCTGGACGAGGTAGACAGGAGATTTCTGGCGCTCCTCACTCAGTTTGAACCGTACGGCCCCTCGAACCGCAACCCGGTGTTCAGGTCCTCCGATCTGCAGGTCGTGGGGCGTCCGCGGTCGGTCGGTCGGGACGACAGCCACCTCAAATTCAGTGTCAGGCAAGATAGCGGCCGGCCGCTGGATGTGATCGGGTTCGGGCTCGTTGACAGACTGGACGCCGTGATGCACAGTCGCGAGAGTGGTGAACCTCTCGAGATGCTGTTCAATGTTGAGGAGCGCGTCTGGAAAGGAACGCGTGCCGTTCAGCTAAAGGCGAAGGATGTCAGGCTACAAACGTAG